One segment of Dysgonomonadaceae bacterium PH5-43 DNA contains the following:
- a CDS encoding DNA modification methylase (product_source=COG0863; cath_funfam=3.40.50.150; cog=COG0863; pfam=PF01555; superfamily=53335), which produces MKQQIKIIFAIKGYYSKMMFNDLNIEDWKQLDIDVNSLWIINERDKRGKHKNIYHGNFIPQIPNQLIRRFTKENDLVLDVFLGSGTSLYECESLNRKFIGLDINQNIIDYVSSQMANSQFGNFSIHNCDVTSETQTKTEIEKGLSFLEEENAKFILFHPPYMDIVKFTDNPNDLSKIGDLNTFVKTFVSVCKNTLQYLATNRYFAVIIGDVYKNGEVIPLSFYLMDAIKRNFKTKLKGIIVKNIEGNKGKLGQNGIWTYRAMNSDYYIFKHEYIFVFKKEF; this is translated from the coding sequence CTAAAATGATGTTTAATGATTTAAATATTGAAGACTGGAAGCAACTTGACATAGATGTTAATTCGTTATGGATTATAAATGAACGTGATAAAAGGGGGAAACACAAAAATATCTATCACGGGAATTTCATTCCTCAAATACCAAATCAACTAATAAGGCGATTTACCAAAGAAAATGATTTAGTGTTAGATGTCTTTTTAGGTAGCGGCACTTCATTATATGAATGCGAAAGCTTAAACAGAAAATTTATAGGTCTAGACATTAATCAAAATATTATAGATTATGTCAGTTCTCAAATGGCAAATTCCCAGTTTGGAAATTTTTCGATTCACAATTGCGATGTAACTAGCGAAACTCAGACAAAGACTGAAATTGAGAAAGGTTTGTCTTTTTTAGAAGAAGAAAATGCAAAATTTATATTATTTCACCCTCCATATATGGATATTGTGAAATTTACAGACAACCCTAATGACCTTTCAAAAATTGGCGACTTAAATACATTTGTGAAAACATTTGTGAGCGTGTGTAAAAACACATTACAATATCTTGCAACAAACAGATATTTTGCTGTGATAATCGGCGACGTTTACAAAAACGGAGAAGTTATCCCTCTTTCGTTTTATCTTATGGACGCAATTAAGCGTAATTTCAAAACAAAATTAAAGGGAATAATTGTAAAAAACATTGAGGGAAACAAAGGGAAATTAGGGCAAAATGGTATTTGGACCTATCGGGCGATGAATAGCGATTATTATATTTTTAAACACGAATATATATTTGTTTTCAAAAAAGAATTTTAG
- a CDS encoding DNA-binding protein YbaB (product_source=COG0718; cath_funfam=3.30.1310.10; cog=COG0718; pfam=PF05315; smart=SM00507; superfamily=57783) produces the protein MTKTELFLELAKPNDQGISRWVHATEFVGKYKSLQLGNGGSWCRASSSLAKKYNVEVDKTKTNGNSIDAIRLVGFNTSKTFNQNIRQDIKDFYKNQNCVMLGINGNSENTKIEIDHKDGRKDNHRISDTKTQRLEDFQPLTKAANDAKRQICKRCKETNMRWNAKNLKGNPYSFYEGDEQYTKEYGCIGCYQYDPVAYRKTSVMKISKEVTEDLMKRLYPDD, from the coding sequence ATGACTAAGACGGAATTGTTTTTAGAATTAGCAAAGCCAAACGACCAAGGGATTAGCCGTTGGGTTCACGCAACTGAATTTGTTGGAAAATATAAGAGTTTGCAACTGGGTAATGGTGGAAGTTGGTGTAGGGCAAGTTCAAGTTTGGCAAAAAAATATAATGTTGAGGTTGACAAAACTAAAACAAATGGAAATTCTATTGATGCGATTAGACTTGTTGGTTTCAATACTTCTAAAACATTTAATCAAAACATTCGACAAGACATTAAAGATTTTTATAAAAATCAAAATTGCGTAATGCTTGGCATTAATGGAAATTCCGAAAATACAAAAATTGAGATAGATCATAAAGATGGCCGAAAAGACAATCATAGAATCTCTGATACAAAAACTCAAAGATTAGAAGATTTTCAACCATTAACAAAGGCGGCCAACGACGCAAAAAGACAAATTTGTAAGCGTTGTAAAGAAACAAATATGCGATGGAATGCTAAAAATCTAAAAGGTAATCCTTATTCTTTCTATGAAGGAGATGAACAGTACACAAAAGAATATGGCTGCATTGGGTGTTATCAATACGATCCTGTTGCGTATAGAAAAACGAGTGTGATGAAAATAAGTAAAGAGGTTACTGAAGACCTAATGAAAAGACTTTATCCTGACGACTAA
- a CDS encoding adenine-specific DNA-methyltransferase (product_source=KO:K07318; cath_funfam=3.40.50.150; cog=COG3392; ko=KO:K07318; pfam=PF02086; superfamily=53335) translates to MNYIGSKHKLSNFIKQSVYSVVGMDLSDKVFCDLFAGTGIVGRNFKTEVKQIISNDIEYYSFVLNKNYIENHKEFEYQYLIEELNSLDGVDGFVFEEYSENGKAQRQYFSEPNGKKIDAIRQKIEDWNTKTQITDNQYYFLLASLLESADKVANTASVYGAFLKQIKKSAQKEMLIEPAIFATNENEHKVFNTDCNELIKKIDGDILYLDPPYNTRQYGANYHLLNTIAKYDNFTPKGKTGLRSYEKSTFCSKNSVLLSFEELIKNAQFQYVFLSYNNEGLMTESEIKSIMSKYGKYNLTTTSYQRFKADKEKNRNHKANSTTEYLHILEK, encoded by the coding sequence ATGAATTACATCGGCTCAAAACATAAACTTTCTAATTTTATTAAACAGTCTGTTTATTCTGTTGTTGGAATGGATTTGTCAGATAAAGTTTTCTGCGATTTATTTGCAGGAACTGGAATTGTTGGTAGAAATTTCAAAACAGAAGTAAAGCAAATAATCAGTAATGACATTGAATATTATAGCTTTGTATTAAACAAAAATTATATTGAGAATCATAAAGAATTTGAATATCAATATTTGATTGAAGAACTAAACAGCCTTGATGGGGTTGACGGTTTTGTATTTGAAGAATATTCGGAAAATGGGAAAGCACAACGACAGTATTTTTCCGAACCTAATGGAAAGAAAATTGATGCAATCAGACAAAAAATTGAAGACTGGAATACGAAAACGCAAATAACAGACAATCAATATTATTTTCTTTTAGCTTCCTTGTTAGAAAGTGCCGACAAGGTTGCGAACACAGCATCTGTTTATGGAGCGTTCCTTAAACAGATAAAAAAATCGGCACAAAAAGAGATGTTAATCGAACCTGCTATTTTTGCAACGAATGAAAATGAGCATAAAGTCTTTAATACAGACTGTAACGAACTGATAAAAAAAATTGATGGAGATATACTTTATCTTGATCCGCCTTATAATACAAGACAATACGGAGCTAATTATCATTTGCTAAATACTATTGCAAAGTACGATAACTTTACACCCAAAGGGAAAACAGGACTTCGGTCTTACGAAAAATCTACTTTTTGTAGTAAAAATTCCGTATTGCTCTCTTTTGAAGAACTAATTAAGAATGCTCAATTTCAATATGTTTTTTTAAGTTACAACAACGAGGGATTAATGACTGAAAGCGAGATAAAGTCAATAATGTCAAAATATGGGAAATACAATCTAACCACTACAAGTTATCAGCGCTTCAAAGCCGACAAAGAAAAAAATCGAAATCACAAAGCTAACTCTACAACTGAATATCTACACATTTTGGAAAAATAA
- a CDS encoding cytochrome c-type biogenesis protein CcsB (product_source=TIGR03144; cog=COG0755; pfam=PF01578,PF05140; superfamily=103431; tigrfam=TIGR03144; transmembrane_helix_parts=Inside_1_11,TMhelix_12_29,Outside_30_41,TMhelix_42_64,Inside_65_70,TMhelix_71_93,Outside_94_195,TMhelix_196_218,Inside_219_229,TMhelix_230_249,Outside_250_477,TMhelix_478_500,Inside_501_511,TMhelix_512_534,Outside_535_548,TMhelix_549_564,Inside_565_568,TMhelix_569_591,Outside_592_610,TMhelix_611_633,Inside_634_652,TMhelix_653_675,Outside_676_689,TMhelix_690_709,Inside_710_713,TMhelix_714_736,Outside_737_744) has protein sequence MNVKATVIKKISFWILILVIICLSVATFVEKYKGTEYVQTVIYSSYWFVLLWVLLSITSFWLIVKRKLYKQISAFGIHCAFLIILLGAGFTFFNSEKGYIHLREGESSQIYINEKTREGTILPFSLALDSFRVEHYTGTMAPSDYVSYVKVNTENKNFSTRISMNNILSEQGYRFYQSSFDDDEKGTILSVNYDKWGIPITYTGYIMLGLSMLLLLFSKNGRFRKLLKHPLLKVGLIGVFLSTTFATQANNTNTLNKQNADELGEILVSYNSRVAPLETFARDFTLKLTGKPTYKDYTSMQVLAGWMFYPQKWQFEPLIRVKNKELQKMLKVKEYAPLTAFFSEKNEYLLASFWNDIHKGGKKSSLIKAIEETDERVQLILMLEQGNLLNIFPYKYNETISWLSPTDKLPDYIEENDRIFIGNILTLLYEHSINNEQEQASKIINQIKTYQKQRGEGFIPNDSKVKTELWYNKMNTTTILYRTNLTLGLLCISYLLFVFLRKKKEKRASEIVLSIFTVLLFLSFTYLTTSIVLRTYISERLPLGNGYETMIFASWCIMLIGLIFRKRYNLIIAFALLLSGFTLLVSTLGQMNPQITPLMPVLLSSWLSAHVSLIMISYALFAFIFFNSIASLFFECTNKNNNQAERLMIINKIFLYPAVFLLGAGIFIGAIWANVSWGRYWAWDPKEVWALITFLVYGLGFHSDSISWFRKPIFFHIYMILAFGTVLMTYFGVNMFLGGMHSYK, from the coding sequence GTGAATGTAAAAGCAACAGTAATAAAGAAAATATCTTTCTGGATTCTTATTCTTGTTATAATCTGTTTGAGCGTAGCTACTTTTGTAGAAAAGTACAAAGGTACAGAGTATGTTCAAACAGTCATTTATAGTTCTTACTGGTTTGTTTTATTGTGGGTATTATTGAGTATTACGTCTTTCTGGTTGATAGTAAAGCGTAAACTCTATAAGCAAATATCAGCATTTGGTATTCATTGTGCTTTTTTAATAATACTTCTTGGAGCCGGCTTTACTTTCTTTAATTCAGAAAAAGGATATATTCATTTAAGGGAAGGAGAAAGCTCTCAAATATACATAAACGAAAAAACAAGGGAAGGTACAATACTTCCTTTTTCTCTTGCTTTAGATAGCTTCAGGGTGGAGCACTATACAGGAACTATGGCTCCATCAGACTATGTAAGCTATGTAAAAGTAAATACTGAAAATAAAAACTTTTCAACTCGTATATCTATGAATAATATCTTGTCTGAACAAGGATATAGATTTTATCAATCTTCTTTTGATGACGATGAAAAGGGAACTATTCTTTCTGTTAATTACGATAAGTGGGGTATTCCTATTACATACACAGGGTATATTATGTTGGGACTCTCTATGCTTTTATTATTATTCTCTAAAAACGGACGATTTAGAAAACTGCTAAAGCACCCATTGTTAAAGGTTGGATTAATTGGCGTTTTTCTTTCAACAACTTTTGCTACGCAAGCCAACAATACAAACACGCTAAACAAACAAAACGCCGATGAATTGGGCGAAATATTAGTTTCATATAACTCTCGAGTTGCTCCATTAGAAACTTTTGCGCGCGATTTCACTCTAAAACTTACGGGTAAACCTACATATAAGGATTATACTTCTATGCAAGTGTTAGCAGGTTGGATGTTTTATCCTCAAAAGTGGCAGTTTGAACCTTTAATTAGAGTAAAAAATAAAGAATTACAAAAGATGCTCAAAGTAAAAGAGTATGCTCCTCTTACCGCTTTCTTCTCCGAGAAAAATGAATATCTGTTAGCTTCTTTTTGGAATGACATTCACAAAGGGGGTAAGAAATCTTCTTTAATAAAAGCCATAGAAGAAACTGACGAAAGAGTACAACTAATTCTTATGTTAGAGCAAGGCAATCTTCTAAACATATTCCCATATAAATATAATGAAACTATAAGTTGGCTTTCTCCGACCGACAAACTGCCTGATTATATTGAAGAGAATGATAGGATATTCATTGGCAATATACTTACCCTTTTGTACGAACATTCAATAAATAACGAACAAGAGCAAGCAAGTAAGATTATCAATCAAATAAAAACTTATCAAAAGCAACGAGGCGAAGGATTTATTCCTAACGATAGTAAGGTAAAGACTGAGCTATGGTATAATAAAATGAATACAACAACCATATTATATCGCACCAATCTAACTTTAGGATTACTTTGTATTTCTTACCTACTCTTTGTCTTTCTAAGAAAGAAGAAAGAAAAAAGAGCTTCGGAAATTGTTTTAAGCATATTTACCGTCTTATTGTTTCTGAGTTTTACGTATTTAACAACATCTATAGTATTAAGAACTTATATTAGCGAAAGACTACCATTGGGTAATGGCTACGAAACAATGATATTTGCGTCTTGGTGTATTATGCTTATAGGTTTAATTTTTCGTAAACGATACAATCTGATTATCGCTTTTGCCCTTTTGCTATCTGGTTTTACGCTATTGGTTTCAACTTTAGGGCAAATGAATCCTCAGATAACACCCCTTATGCCTGTTTTACTTTCGTCGTGGCTTAGCGCACACGTGTCTTTAATAATGATTTCGTATGCTCTTTTTGCGTTTATCTTCTTCAACTCAATAGCCTCTTTGTTTTTTGAGTGTACAAATAAAAATAATAATCAGGCTGAACGATTAATGATTATAAATAAAATATTTCTTTACCCTGCCGTTTTTTTATTAGGTGCTGGCATTTTCATAGGTGCTATATGGGCGAATGTATCGTGGGGAAGATATTGGGCGTGGGATCCTAAAGAAGTTTGGGCATTAATAACTTTTCTTGTCTATGGATTAGGCTTTCATTCCGATTCTATCTCTTGGTTTCGGAAGCCAATATTCTTTCATATTTATATGATACTTGCCTTCGGCACTGTGCTTATGACATACTTCGGAGTAAATATGTTTTTGGGAGGTATGCATAGTTATAAATAA
- a CDS encoding enamine deaminase RidA (YjgF/YER057c/UK114 family) (product_source=COG0251; cath_funfam=3.30.1330.40; cog=COG0251; pfam=PF01042; superfamily=55298), with protein MRYIRKEYREKNTLAEISVLEKVENVKEYNVIIKITNSKLTLNEQLLSLFNTCDILSKEELNGASPVFKRYFLSDIANQSELLQSMITNPKECAVSMVEQPPLNGTKVALWAYFQSDIEKAQWESNLFQVKHKNSPYTHLWGGSAFNKAANSEYQTRLIFNDYIMQLTNNNCTLAENCIRTWLFVQNVDVNYAGVVKARNEVFVTQNLTDKTHFISSTGIAGRNADPKVFVQMDTYAVKGISQQQVQYLYAPTHLNPTHEYGVSFERGTCVKYDDRRHVFISGTASIDNKGQIVHVGDIRKQTERMWENVEVLLAEAECSYQDVAHLIVYLRDVADYDTVKELFDNKFPDIPKVLVLAPVCRPGWLIEMECIAIKCN; from the coding sequence ATGAGATATATAAGAAAAGAATATAGAGAAAAGAACACATTAGCTGAGATTTCTGTTTTAGAAAAAGTAGAGAACGTAAAAGAATATAATGTTATAATAAAGATAACAAATTCAAAACTAACGCTTAATGAACAATTATTGTCGTTATTTAACACTTGCGATATATTAAGTAAAGAAGAACTGAATGGAGCTTCTCCTGTGTTTAAAAGATACTTTCTAAGCGATATAGCTAATCAAAGCGAACTACTGCAAAGTATGATCACTAACCCTAAAGAGTGTGCAGTATCTATGGTTGAACAACCTCCTCTGAACGGAACCAAGGTTGCTCTGTGGGCATATTTTCAATCAGATATAGAAAAGGCGCAATGGGAAAGCAATTTATTTCAGGTTAAACATAAAAACAGCCCCTATACTCACCTTTGGGGAGGTAGTGCTTTTAATAAAGCAGCCAACTCTGAATATCAAACACGTTTAATATTTAACGACTATATAATGCAACTTACCAACAATAATTGCACGTTAGCCGAGAATTGCATTCGCACTTGGTTGTTTGTTCAAAATGTCGATGTTAATTATGCTGGTGTAGTAAAAGCACGAAACGAAGTATTCGTTACTCAAAATCTAACAGACAAAACTCACTTTATATCAAGCACTGGTATTGCAGGACGTAATGCCGACCCTAAAGTATTTGTTCAGATGGATACCTATGCAGTAAAAGGAATATCTCAACAGCAAGTTCAATATCTTTATGCTCCTACTCATCTTAACCCAACTCACGAATATGGCGTAAGCTTTGAGCGTGGCACTTGCGTTAAATATGACGATCGTCGCCACGTGTTTATTTCGGGAACTGCAAGCATTGACAACAAAGGACAAATAGTTCACGTAGGGGATATACGCAAACAAACTGAACGTATGTGGGAGAATGTAGAAGTATTACTTGCCGAAGCCGAATGTTCTTATCAAGATGTTGCTCACTTAATAGTGTACTTGAGAGATGTTGCTGATTATGATACTGTAAAAGAGCTTTTCGACAATAAATTTCCTGACATTCCTAAAGTATTAGTGTTGGCTCCAGTTTGCCGACCTGGTTGGTTAATAGAAATGGAATGTATCGCAATTAAATGTAATTAA
- a CDS encoding hypothetical protein (product_source=Hypo-rule applied; superfamily=46626), with translation MNYKHLIFFLSILIVFLGCDSGDIYPEEEDLTNSRLISARFILKNTNTIPVDKERKLAFAAFSEESHIKPIRMVRISEAEEDREINIKLTKTSLSATSVALVITNQSSDVICNLYTQILPSDDKDFEFDGGFIDLASFHRLQSQLFNQSCITCHSKTNMSGRLNLESDVSYAIVNKLSKAGDKMLVEPGYVSRSLIVDKLTDYTIGTFHTTLSSMKEEDIILLRSWIENGARNN, from the coding sequence ATGAATTATAAGCATTTAATTTTCTTTCTATCAATTCTTATTGTATTTTTGGGCTGTGATAGCGGAGATATTTATCCTGAAGAGGAAGATTTAACTAACTCGCGACTTATATCGGCTCGTTTTATTCTTAAAAACACGAATACCATACCTGTAGATAAAGAGCGAAAATTGGCATTCGCTGCTTTTTCTGAGGAAAGCCATATTAAACCTATTCGTATGGTGCGTATTTCTGAGGCGGAAGAAGATCGCGAAATAAATATAAAACTTACGAAAACATCTCTTTCTGCTACTTCGGTAGCTTTGGTTATAACCAACCAAAGTTCTGATGTGATTTGTAACTTATATACACAAATTCTTCCTTCTGATGATAAAGACTTCGAATTTGATGGAGGATTTATCGACTTGGCATCGTTTCATAGATTGCAGTCTCAGTTGTTTAATCAGAGTTGTATTACTTGTCATAGTAAAACGAATATGTCTGGAAGACTAAATTTAGAAAGCGATGTAAGTTATGCAATAGTAAACAAATTATCTAAGGCAGGTGATAAAATGTTAGTAGAGCCAGGATATGTTTCGCGGAGTTTAATTGTAGATAAATTAACAGATTATACAATAGGAACTTTTCACACAACGTTAAGCTCAATGAAAGAAGAAGATATTATCTTACTTCGTAGTTGGATAGAAAATGGAGCAAGAAACAATTAA
- a CDS encoding hypothetical protein (product_source=Hypo-rule applied; cleavage_site_network=SignalP-noTM; pfam=PF07396; superfamily=56935), with the protein MKSKYNLLFILSIVFAFNLSAQDVDDKYIESDVVPLAGKTGFSFTTKTGDFLFKPYALVQTTANFKYYDDEGLNLAEQDNVANSGFAINNAILGFSGKAFGKVTFNIALNAAKSGGDLLQQAWFDVNLKESLRIRVGKFKTPYQNGYLSTLGQTLLPNLPSSMTAPVRTNLSLDAVQPSMYTGFDVGVQLHGTIKNKYGYQVGIFNGTGSGVNSATIGTSDDRNWLPSLLYAARLAYMPKGIMPTHQGDPDDLNNDKMLFALSGSINIEGNSESSDDYRAGIEFAWLKNRFYVAAEAYMLNMKWTKRMQRTGSFTTWGAYAHAGYFVTNKMQLAARYDFFDRNGTNLDGILNMPAVGVNYFFLGYNLKLQAMYQYIGKCGHKTQLERDNDDMGMPYHSATVMLQYSF; encoded by the coding sequence ATGAAGTCAAAATATAATTTATTGTTTATTCTTTCAATAGTATTCGCTTTTAATCTATCGGCACAAGATGTCGATGATAAATATATAGAAAGCGATGTAGTGCCTTTAGCTGGCAAAACAGGTTTTAGCTTTACAACTAAAACAGGTGATTTCCTTTTCAAACCTTACGCTTTGGTTCAGACCACAGCCAACTTTAAGTATTATGATGATGAAGGACTTAATTTGGCAGAACAAGATAATGTTGCAAATAGTGGGTTTGCTATTAATAATGCAATATTGGGGTTTAGCGGTAAAGCTTTTGGTAAAGTTACATTTAACATTGCATTGAATGCAGCTAAGAGTGGGGGAGACTTACTTCAACAAGCTTGGTTTGATGTAAACTTAAAAGAAAGTTTGCGCATAAGAGTAGGTAAATTCAAAACGCCATACCAAAATGGTTATTTATCTACTTTAGGACAAACATTGCTTCCTAACCTACCTTCATCTATGACTGCTCCGGTACGTACTAACTTAAGTTTAGATGCCGTTCAACCAAGTATGTACACTGGTTTTGATGTGGGAGTTCAACTTCACGGCACAATAAAAAATAAGTATGGGTATCAAGTTGGGATATTTAATGGAACCGGGTCAGGGGTTAACAGTGCAACTATAGGCACAAGTGACGATCGTAACTGGCTACCATCTCTCCTCTATGCTGCACGGCTTGCCTATATGCCTAAAGGTATTATGCCTACACATCAAGGCGACCCCGATGATTTGAATAACGATAAAATGCTATTTGCTCTTTCGGGAAGTATAAATATTGAAGGAAATAGTGAAAGTTCTGACGATTATAGAGCTGGAATAGAATTTGCATGGTTGAAAAACAGATTTTATGTAGCAGCCGAAGCCTATATGCTCAATATGAAGTGGACAAAGAGAATGCAACGCACAGGCTCGTTTACTACTTGGGGTGCTTATGCCCATGCTGGTTACTTCGTTACAAATAAGATGCAACTTGCTGCTAGGTATGATTTCTTTGATAGAAATGGAACTAATTTAGACGGGATATTAAATATGCCTGCCGTTGGAGTTAATTATTTCTTTTTAGGGTACAATCTTAAACTTCAAGCAATGTATCAATACATAGGCAAATGCGGACATAAAACTCAGTTAGAAAGAGATAACGACGATATGGGAATGCCTTACCATAGTGCAACCGTTATGCTTCAGTATTCATTTTAA
- a CDS encoding CxxC motif-containing protein (DUF1111 family) (product_source=COG3488; cath_funfam=1.10.760.10; cog=COG3488; pfam=PF06537; superfamily=46626; transmembrane_helix_parts=Inside_1_19,TMhelix_20_39,Outside_40_499): protein MNIKDFCVIHRKINYVAKRINKLYYTACFMCFCIVLFFSSCNEDNVIENQIINTSTGEYASYEELSAGTATIFSTSRYAYDTPASWVTGDLYTRFLKGDLLYDDRRIPEVNDFNMGGLGPVYVGFSCGSCHNNAGRTSSTLWTDGGSGKTGFSSCLVYITRKDGGFMRNYGRVLHDQTSIIGVEPEGKLVAEYTYERYSFPDGEEYELATPHYRITEWYADSLKAEDLIVSVRVPLRHVGMGQMMALDLEELKRLEAQSNYPEYGISGRLNYIVERGVKQIGISGNKSQHADLTIELGFSSDLGVTNDRYPEEVSQNQDQYNQTFPNGHHGMQITSEEMEDVDLYMHALGVPARRNVFNAVIKKGEENFYAAKCQLCHTPTLHTRTSRVALINGTELPWLSGQVIHPYSDFLLHDMGQELNDHYPSGLAAGYEWRTTPLWGLGLQETVNGHTQFLHDGRARNLTEAIMWHGGEGAVSRELFRKMSKEDRDALLAFLRSL, encoded by the coding sequence ATGAACATAAAAGATTTCTGTGTAATACATAGAAAGATTAATTACGTAGCCAAGCGCATAAACAAGCTGTATTACACAGCTTGTTTTATGTGTTTTTGCATAGTTCTGTTTTTCAGTTCGTGCAACGAAGATAATGTAATAGAAAACCAAATAATAAACACATCAACTGGTGAATATGCAAGCTACGAAGAACTATCGGCAGGTACGGCTACTATATTTAGCACATCAAGGTATGCTTACGATACACCTGCATCTTGGGTAACAGGAGATTTGTATACCCGTTTCTTAAAAGGCGATCTCCTTTACGATGATAGGCGTATTCCTGAAGTAAACGATTTTAATATGGGCGGTTTAGGACCAGTGTATGTCGGATTCTCTTGTGGCAGTTGCCATAATAATGCAGGACGAACTTCAAGTACTCTATGGACTGATGGCGGTAGCGGGAAGACAGGCTTTTCTTCTTGTCTTGTTTATATAACGCGTAAAGATGGAGGTTTTATGCGAAACTATGGTCGAGTGCTTCACGATCAAACATCAATAATAGGTGTTGAACCCGAAGGAAAACTTGTAGCTGAGTATACTTACGAAAGGTATTCTTTCCCAGATGGAGAAGAGTATGAACTTGCCACACCTCATTACCGAATAACCGAATGGTATGCCGATTCTCTGAAAGCCGAAGATCTGATTGTAAGTGTAAGAGTTCCTCTTCGCCATGTAGGTATGGGACAGATGATGGCTTTAGATTTAGAAGAACTCAAACGTCTTGAAGCTCAAAGCAACTATCCCGAATACGGTATTAGTGGTCGGTTAAACTATATTGTTGAGCGTGGGGTAAAACAAATTGGTATATCGGGAAATAAGTCTCAACATGCTGATTTAACAATCGAACTTGGATTCTCGTCAGATTTAGGAGTTACCAACGATAGGTATCCCGAAGAAGTGTCGCAAAATCAAGATCAATATAATCAAACGTTCCCTAATGGACATCACGGTATGCAAATAACAAGTGAAGAGATGGAAGATGTAGATTTATATATGCACGCTTTGGGAGTTCCTGCTCGCCGTAATGTATTTAATGCGGTAATAAAGAAAGGTGAAGAGAATTTTTATGCCGCAAAGTGCCAACTTTGTCATACACCTACTTTACATACTCGTACATCAAGAGTTGCTCTTATTAACGGAACCGAACTTCCATGGTTAAGCGGACAAGTAATTCACCCTTATAGCGATTTTCTCTTACACGATATGGGACAAGAATTAAACGACCATTATCCTTCTGGGCTTGCTGCAGGATACGAATGGCGCACTACTCCTCTATGGGGTTTAGGATTACAGGAAACTGTAAACGGGCATACACAGTTTTTACACGACGGACGTGCTCGTAACTTAACAGAAGCTATAATGTGGCATGGAGGAGAAGGAGCAGTATCAAGAGAACTTTTCCGAAAAATGAGTAAAGAAGACAGAGATGCTCTTCTTGCATTCTTAAGAAGCTTATAA